GGTTCTCGTCGGCATAGCGGTACATTGCGCCGCGCAGCAGCGTCTCGCCGGTCGAGAGCGGGAATTCCTGGTAGAACTGGACCGATTCCGGCATCAGCGCGATCACCTGATTGGGGAAGATGCCGTAGTAGATCCACGCCTTGCGCAGGTGCTGCGGCAGGTGCGTGGGCTCGGGCGCGATGCTGACGTAGTTCCTGACGCTCCAGCGCCGCCCGGCATGCGGATTGTAGCTCGCGAAGGAGCGTGAGACCCCGTTGACGAAGGGCTCGTCGAAATAGGTCGAGCCATAGAGGTCCTGCAGCGCGGGATGCGCCATCGCGACGTGGTAGCCCTCATTGTCCACGTCCCGCACCGACTTCCAATTGACCGGCGTCGTCTGCGTCCAGATGCCATAGGAGGGCCTCATGTCGGCGATGCCGTAGTGAGCAATTTCGTCGGTCACGGGGTGCATCAGCTCGGCCACGGAAGATTGCGCCCCCTGCCGGAAGCGGACGAAGACAAAACCCATCCAGATCTCCAGCTCGAGCGGCATCAAGCCGAATTCCGTCCGGTCGAGTTCGGGGAAGGAGCGCGGACGCGCCGCACCCCTCAAGGTGCCGTCGAGATTGTAGACCCAGCCGTGGAAGGGGCAGACGAGCGCGTTCTTGCAGCTTCCCTGCGTGTCGGCGACGACGCGGCTGCCGCGGTGGCGGCAGAGATTGTGGAAGGCGCGGATCTGGCCGTCTTTGCCCCGCACCACGAGCGCGCGTTCGCCGACGACGTCCATCGCCAGGTAGTCGCCGGCATTGGGCAGGTCCGAGACATGGCCGACGATCTGCCAATGGTTGCGGAACACGTGCTCCTTCTCAAGTTCGAGCAGGGCAGGGCTGTGATAACTCCAGCCGGGCAGGCCGCTTCGGTCCCAATCGTTCGGGACCTCCACATTGAGGATGTGGGCAGGCATGACTCGTCTCTAAATTGCTGAATGTTCATTCAATAGGATCATATTTTGTGTTCGTTTGCAATGGCTTATGGGTGTCGCGGTGTGATGGCTATGTCAGGATGTCGGTTAGCCGCTGGCGCATCGCGGAAATCTGTGGCATTCCCGATGCTTAGCCGAGGCACTGTCGGCTAGCCGGTTTTGACGATATCCGGAGGCGAAAGTCGCGGAACATCCATGGCGCAAGGCAGGCTCATCCTGATCCAGCATGATCGCGGTCCGCGTGACGACCGTGTTTCAGCCTGGGCGGCAAGCGCCGGCCTGTGCGCCGAGTATGTCTATCCGTTCGACGGCGATGCGTTGCCGCCCTTCGGCGAAGACATAGTAGGCA
This portion of the Mesorhizobium shangrilense genome encodes:
- a CDS encoding aromatic ring-hydroxylating oxygenase subunit alpha, which translates into the protein MPAHILNVEVPNDWDRSGLPGWSYHSPALLELEKEHVFRNHWQIVGHVSDLPNAGDYLAMDVVGERALVVRGKDGQIRAFHNLCRHRGSRVVADTQGSCKNALVCPFHGWVYNLDGTLRGAARPRSFPELDRTEFGLMPLELEIWMGFVFVRFRQGAQSSVAELMHPVTDEIAHYGIADMRPSYGIWTQTTPVNWKSVRDVDNEGYHVAMAHPALQDLYGSTYFDEPFVNGVSRSFASYNPHAGRRWSVRNYVSIAPEPTHLPQHLRKAWIYYGIFPNQVIALMPESVQFYQEFPLSTGETLLRGAMYRYADENRAQAAARYLAFRIDRDTMAEDVQLSVWSNESMLSDAFRGFYLSDLEFGVRTHHDHLRACMPVLALESAPDEKDMKSLNEALLSRR